In Megalobrama amblycephala isolate DHTTF-2021 unplaced genomic scaffold, ASM1881202v1 scaffold522, whole genome shotgun sequence, the sequence GGATGGCGAGCTGCCGGCCCATCGTCATGACGTCAGTATGGCAGGAAGTCTCCTCCATCTCTACGACGTCCAGTACGAGGACGAGGGTGTGTACGAGTGCGAGGCCGACAACTCCAAAGGCAAAGACTGGCACAAAACGCACCTGTATGTGGAGGgtgagagtcacatgacctcTTTACTGAGACACACCTGAGCACTGAACAAGATAGAGGTTTATTCTGGAAAATAGAGTGCATGTCAGAAATATGATCACACACTGTGTGTttacacgtgtgtgtgtgtgtgtgtgtgtgtgtgtctcaggaGCTCCTGAATGGGTGGAAAAGATCAGCAGCTCGGAGAGAGACATCGGAGGAGATTACATCATGTCCTGTATAACCACCGGGAAACCCAAACCCCACGTGCACTTCCTGAAGAACGGACGAATGGTACGGCGTCATTTCAAGTGACTGATGCTGCGTTCATGTGATCAGTTCATGAGTGTTTCTCGACTCTCAGAGCTTCAGGAGTGTAAAAACACCAGAAATCATCCAGATTAGGAAAATGCATTTGTAAACTGCTGAACCTGATCAGTGGATGCAGAGAGACGCAGTGTAATGAATGAGTGTGTTGTGGAGCGTCTCGGACGCTGGCTGTGTTTCCGTCTGGAGCGAGGCCTTCCCATCATGCTCCTGGTTATGTAACAGTCACAGCAGATGGTTGTTATCCAAACACCTGAAGTGTGATTACAGCGTCCGGCGACACTCAGAACGCTAATCAAACATGACTTCTGACCGAAGAATCATGCCAGACTGACTCTTTTCAGTGTCTGCGCCGTatttatgttaatttttgatattttatttagctttatgactttgatttattaaataaatcaattaataaataatcaaatactttatttatttatttatttattagtattaattaacataaaataatggATTTGTATGgcatcatttattaatttagctgtttttatttatttatttatttttgatgtttttatttttgatctaatcaaatgaattaatctatatatatacagtacaaatATTTGTACGTTTTTTctacattgttattttatttgtttttatggcTTCTTCTCATTGATAAGCAGTAGGAATATGATGTTGATGACATTTATTGGTGACAGCGTTCATGAGTGTTGACGGATGAATCTGTTCGTTCTCTCCATCAGTACGGCAAGAACCACGAGTTACGCTTCACGGACCTGACGTTTGACGATTCGGGCATGTATCAGTGTATCGCTGAGAACCGTCACGGCGTGATCTACGCCAACGCCGAGCTCAGGGTGTTCGGTGAGCTCaactctgattggttgaccGGGTCAGAGGTCATTCAGTTTGAGCCTCAGATGCAGATGTTCCTCCTCtaaatgtgtgtttgttgttttctcAGCCGGCGCTCCTTCATTCGAGAGGAACCCTGTGAAACCCAAACTCCTGGGGGCCAAAAACGGCCGTGTGGTGTTCGACTGCAAACCCAGAGCGGCGCCGCGGCCCACCATCTCCTGGAGCAAAGGAACCGAGCTCCTGCACAACTCCagcaggtcagaggtcaccgcAGCATCTCTCGTTCACGACACGCTCGCGTCACGTCCGGACCTGCTCAAATAAAGCCTTTCCTCTATCTCTGCAGGCTCTTCATTTGGCCGGACGGGAGTTTAGAGCTGCTCAACATCACTAAATCAGACGAAGGCAGATACACGTGCTTCGCAGAAAACGACCGAGGCCGAGCGAACAGCACCGGATCGCTGTTAGTCACGGGTACGACATGGAAACACAACACACACGTACTGttcaccctggcaaccacatagcaacactttagtaaccacccagaacacatcTGCTTTCTGAATGGCCTCAAAACCTCAAACAGAGATGCTTGTATTCTGGCTCACTCCTGCCCTCTGCTGCCACAAACACACAGCTGCACCTCTGCTGCTGACAGTGATCAATGAACAAGAGTCATGTGATTCCACTCGTTTATCCTATTGACTGTATTGAGATGAGTTTGCGTCTCTCTCCTCAGACGCCACCAAGATCACACTGGCCCCGTCGAACGCTGACATCAATGCGGGCGACAGCTCCAGGATGGAGTGTGCTGCGTCACATGACCCGACCCTTGACCTCACCTTTATCTGGTCCCTCGACGAGCACGTCATCGACTTCGACAGTGACCGAGAGCATTTCGAGCACAAGATGGTGATgacaaacatttaatatttactgAGATTAATGAATCAAAACTTGATTAATATCATCATTACTATAACTAACGATGACTATATCAGCGTCCACACCGCCGGCCGATACGTTCTCTTTATATAAGcgagctgcagttttgtcatctgtcactttaaatgctcaagctcttaaagcaggatggattctgattggctgtttttatcattcatcaattgaaaaaaaaatcattctgaaagtgattccagtgATATCGCTCCTCTGTGTCATTAGTTGTGGCGACTCTCTATTCAATCaaaactttatagttatagttatcgttttttGCAGTGAATGGATGTCTTGTGTGCGTCTCAAACATGAATTATCTCTTTCATCACTGCTGGTCAGGATGTTAATCAGGCCGGTCAGGCCGGGACGTCCAGCTCAGAGCTGCTGATCAGTAACGCACAGCTGAGACACGCGGGACGATACGCCTGTACGGCTCAGACGCCGGTGGACAACGTCACGGCCGCCGCAGAGCTGGTGGTGCGAGGTGAGACCGTATATATAACACATATATCATCCAGTCTGGAGCTGGAGAAGCTCATTTGATGAGAAACCTTTGAGTTCTTCTTGAGATCTCTTGTATGAAATGTTTCAGATGTTGTTGAGATCTCCTGTGAATCTCCTGAGGAGATGCGTTTGGAATCAATGAGTCTCTTTCATCTCACGCATCTCCTCGCTCTCAGGTCCTCCAGGTCCTCCCGGCGGCGTGCGTGTGGACGAGGTGACGTCCAGCAGCGTGAGGGTGATGTGGAGTCACGGGACAGATAACCTGAGCCCCATCTCCAAATACAGCGTCCAGTACAGAGACGTGCGCGAGCAGCAGGACTGGAGAGACGCGTCCACCTGTCAGTACATCACCGCTCTTGAGATCAGTGTTCTCCGTCAAACACTCGTATCTAAAGCAgtgcttctgtgtcttcagctccAGTCAATGTGGAGGGAAATGCAGAAATGGCCACCGTGATCAACCTGATGCCCTGGACGGAGTATGAGTTCAGAGTCACGGCCACCAACACGCTGGGAACCGGCCCGCCGAGCGACCCTTCACCCCGAATCACCACCAGAGAAGCCCGTGAGTCCCTTCTGTCCTCTCAGTAAACACCTTCAGTTCGTTTATCCCTCCTTCTGCATTCGGGTTCGTCTTGAACAAGTGGTACATTCAAACGAATCGAATTAATTCCAGTAGAGTTAATCATTATCATCATGACCCGGGATGAAGAACATGTGGTCAGTTTCAGTCAATCCTCACTAGAACGGCTGCTGATAGCGATCTGATTAAACACTGAGAATTAAACCTCCTCCAGCAGAAACGTAATTGCATAGCGACACCATAGTAACTGCAAATGCCTTAGCAACCGTGATCACCGTCATCATGTTTGAAGTgtttgactctctctctctctgtagggCCTGTCGTGGCTCCGTCTGACATCGGCGGAGGAGGCGGAGCCAGTCGGGAGCTCACCATCACATGGACGGTACCAGAGCTCACATTTATCACCAGTTTCACTCAGAAACATCTGTCTGAATAACAGCAAAACACTGTTTCTCTTGTCATTTAGACATCATCATCTCTCAGTCTTAGATAAtgtctcatttgcatatttaaattaCGCAACAATGCGGTGTGGCAAGTATCTGAGTCATGTTCTGATCCGCAGCCGGTCCAGTCGCAGTACTACTACGGCAGTAACTTCGGCTACATCATCGCCTTCAAGCCTGAGAACGACTCCGAGTGGCTGCGAGTGACGGTCACCGACCCACAGGCCCGGAAGTACGTCCACAAAGACCCCAAAATCCCTCCGTCCACCAGGTTCGAGGTGAAGATGAAGGCCTTCAACAGTCAGGGCGAGGGTCCGTTCAGCCTCAGCGCCTTCATCTACTCGGCGCAGGACGGTGAGTGACGCTCCTGCAGACAGTCTCAGGTGACGCAGGTGAAGAAGCGTtctgacgtgtgtgtgtgtgtgtgtgtgtgtgtctcagtgCCTGCGGACGCGCCCACCATCGCCGAGACTCGAGCGCTGTCGGCCACTGAAGCCGTGGTGACGTGGGTGCCGGTGGCGCTGCAGAGCGTGGAGGGTTACCAGGTACTGACCCGCCCGTCACACGACACTCCTTCACTGTTAAACTCCAGTTAAACTCCAGCGGGTGTTCTCCTTCAGGTCCGGTACTGGAGGGAGACGCTGGAGAACGAGGCGTCGGCGCAGCGGGTTCTGGTGCCGAGTCGAGAGAACCACACGCGTCTGGACAACATGAAGGCCGACTCGCATTACCTGATCGAGGTGCGGGCGTACAACGGCGCCGGGTACGGACCTGCCAGCCAGAGACACAGGATCCACACCAAGAAAGCCCGTGAGTCTGACAGAATCT encodes:
- the LOC125261906 gene encoding contactin-1a-like; this encodes ELPAHRHDVSMAGSLLHLYDVQYEDEGVYECEADNSKGKDWHKTHLYVEGAPEWVEKISSSERDIGGDYIMSCITTGKPKPHVHFLKNGRMYGKNHELRFTDLTFDDSGMYQCIAENRHGVIYANAELRVFAGAPSFERNPVKPKLLGAKNGRVVFDCKPRAAPRPTISWSKGTELLHNSSRLFIWPDGSLELLNITKSDEGRYTCFAENDRGRANSTGSLLVTDATKITLAPSNADINAGDSSRMECAASHDPTLDLTFIWSLDEHVIDFDSDREHFEHKMDVNQAGQAGTSSSELLISNAQLRHAGRYACTAQTPVDNVTAAAELVVRGPPGPPGGVRVDEVTSSSVRVMWSHGTDNLSPISKYSVQYRDVREQQDWRDASTSPVNVEGNAEMATVINLMPWTEYEFRVTATNTLGTGPPSDPSPRITTREARPVVAPSDIGGGGGASRELTITWTPVQSQYYYGSNFGYIIAFKPENDSEWLRVTVTDPQARKYVHKDPKIPPSTRFEVKMKAFNSQGEGPFSLSAFIYSAQDVPADAPTIAETRALSATEAVVTWVPVALQSVEGYQVRYWRETLENEASAQRVLVPSRENHTRLDNMKADSHYLIEVRAYNGAGYGPASQRHRIHTKKAPPSRPPKITGTKMHYSGTSINIAWEKVQSLANESTVAGYKVLYRKEGQPSGTLYTTEKQSIDLPLMKDDYLVEVRAHSEGGDGAVAQVRIAELIHSYSPVTTLRSSTQMILNVPKSRLKSKGAAGALASSSLGLFSLLLVALLSLIL